In the Wyeomyia smithii strain HCP4-BCI-WySm-NY-G18 chromosome 2, ASM2978416v1, whole genome shotgun sequence genome, one interval contains:
- the LOC129719695 gene encoding lipase 3-like has product MHRLTASPSGGPFDPQKKPVFLMHGLLGSSGDWVLIGPKHALPYLLSDQGYDVWLGNARGNRYGREHKHMTMDMKEFWDFSWHEIGVYDVPMMVDFILRTRSVEKLHYIGHSQGTTAFFVMTSLMPEYNEKIIKLHALAPAAYVYHLKNPLLRYLSTHLQTATNLANMLNIHQIAPSEPFFNHLASRFCPNSGQYCVNTMFLLSAGEYRNLDPVIVSVIVGHIPAGASVKQFVHFGQEVMSGHFRQFDYGPENNTKIYRSVQPPDYNLTNVRTPVNIYYGLSDQLTDPTDVRRLARELPNLAALYQVSRDTFNHMDFLLAVDARDVIYKRILDSIEEDGGSFYL; this is encoded by the exons ATGCATCGTCTTACAGCGTCACCGTCGGGCGGTCCTTTTGATCCCCAAAAGAAACCCGTTTTTCTGATGCATGGTTTACTGGGTTCCTCTGGTGATTGGGTTTTGATCGGACCCAAACATGCTCTTCCGTATCTGCTTTCAGATCAAGGGTACGACGTGTGGCTCGGCAATGCCAGAGGAAATCGCTATGGAAGAGAGCATAAACATATGACAATGGATATGAAAGAGTTCTGGGATTTTTCGTGGCATGAAATAGGTGTTTACGATGTACCGATGATGGTGGATTTTATCCTTAGAACGCGCAGCGTCGAGAAACTACACTACATTGGACATTCTCAGGGTACGACAGCGTTTTTTGTGATGACATCACTGATGCCGGAATATaatgaaaaaatcataaaactgcATGCGCTAGCACCCGCTGCATATGTTTATCATCTGAAGAATCCATTGTTGAGGTATCTGTCAACACACTTACAAACAGCTACG AATCTAGCCAACATGCTCAACATTCATCAGATTGCCCCCTCGGAGCCCTTTTTTAACCATCTGGCCAGTCGGTTCTGTCCGAATAGTGGTCAGTACTGCGTCAATACTATGTTCCTGTTATCTGCTGGTGAATATCGGAATTTGGACCCCGTGATAGTATCTGTGATTGTTGGCCACATCCCAGCCGGGGCATCCGTCAAACAGTTCGTCCACTTCGGGCAAGAGGTGATGTCGGGGCACTTTCGACAATTTGATTATGGCCCggaaaataacacaaaaatctATCGGTCTGTCCAGCCACCGGATTATAATCTGACTAACGTTCGCACTCCTGTCAACATTTATTACGGATTAAGTGACCAACTTACTGATCCAACTGATGTACGACGTCTTGCCCGAGAGCTACCGAATCTGGCTGCACTATACCAAGTTTCTAGAGACACGTTTAATCACATGGATTTCTTACTGGCCGTTGACGCTAGAGATGTAATATACAAGAGGATTCTCGACAGCATCGAGGAAGATGGTGGATCGTTCTACTTGTag